Proteins from a genomic interval of Verrucomicrobiota bacterium:
- a CDS encoding antitermination protein NusG yields the protein MSEEVLWYVAHTRPRCEKKLTQYCQREGFDVTLPLFRHVRKYRGKTVTFEKPLFPGYVFLKLLPNHSRKVYQSDYVANLLDVPDQKTFAEQLGDILRALDTNLEVCLAPHITEGSRVKVKSGPLRGMEGFVEKRSGQVLVVLRLDFIRQAAAVKIEAGNLELI from the coding sequence ATGTCAGAAGAAGTCCTCTGGTACGTCGCTCACACGAGACCGCGTTGTGAGAAGAAACTCACGCAATATTGCCAACGGGAAGGATTCGACGTCACCCTCCCGCTGTTCCGCCACGTCCGAAAGTATCGCGGGAAGACCGTGACTTTCGAGAAACCGCTTTTTCCCGGCTACGTCTTTCTCAAACTTCTGCCGAATCATTCCCGGAAAGTCTATCAGAGCGATTACGTGGCCAATCTCCTCGACGTGCCCGATCAAAAGACCTTTGCCGAGCAACTCGGCGACATTCTCCGCGCGCTGGACACCAACCTGGAAGTGTGCCTGGCGCCCCACATCACGGAAGGATCCCGGGTGAAGGTCAAATCCGGCCCGTTGCGAGGCATGGAAGGTTTTGTCGAAAAACGGTCCGGCCAGGTGCTGGTTGTGCTCCGCCTCGATTTCATTCGCCAGGCTGCCGCGGTCAAGATTGAGGCTGGCAATTTGGAATTGATCTAA